A genomic window from Silene latifolia isolate original U9 population chromosome 11, ASM4854445v1, whole genome shotgun sequence includes:
- the LOC141613424 gene encoding uncharacterized protein LOC141613424 — protein sequence MEEECSALLLNKMPHKLGDPGSFSIPCVVGGVPISRALCDLGESPSSALWEYLRTYPSKLKYLIPADFVVLDIPEDSHTPIILGRPFLATGGVLIDVRNGRLTFRIEGDKVEFNLPNLVKGPKVDKACTIEVIDAVIEEVAREESEME from the exons ATGGAAGAAGAGTGTAGTGCTCTTCTTCTCAACAAGATGCCACATAAACTTGGTGACCCGGGGAGCTTTTCAATTCCTTGTGTGGTTGGTGGTGTCCCGATATCAAGGGCTCTATGTGATTTGGGAGAAA gtccgtcaagcgCCCTTTGGGAGTACTTGAGGACATACCCGTCAAAGTTGAAGTATTTAATCCCGGCCGACTTTGTAGTCCTTGATATCCCGGAGGATAGCCATACCCCCATCATCCTAGGTAGACCATTCTTGGCTACCGGAGGAGTGTTAATCGATGTAAGaaatgggcggctaaccttccgGATAGAGGGAGACAAAGTTGAATTTAATCTTCCAAATCTTGTGAAAGGACCCAAAGTTGACAAAGCATGTACAATTGAGGTGATTGATGCAGTGATAGAAGAGGTGGCTCGGGAAGAGTCGGAGATGGAATAA
- the LOC141613426 gene encoding uncharacterized protein LOC141613426, which produces MSKQVEVSNHQIKAILEKVTNKSRKDWFQKLPDVLWALRTAFKTPLGTTPYKLVYGKACHLPVELEHKARRALKEMNFNFNAVGEIWFLQMNELKELRMEAYESSRIYKEKTKKWHDAKFVKKDVSVGYLVLLFYSKVKVFPGKL; this is translated from the coding sequence ATGAGTAagcaagtggaggtttctaaccaCCAAATCAAAGCTATTTTGGAGAAAGTGACCAATAAGAGTCGCAAGGATTGGTTTCAAAAGCTACCGGATGTATTATGGGCCTTAAGAACGGCATTCAAGACACCTCTTGGCACCACACCCTACAaacttgtctatggaaaagcttgCCACTTGCCAGTGGAGCTAGAACATAAGGCACGGCGGGCCTTGAAGGAAATGAACTTTAACTTCAATGCGGTCGGTGAGATATGGtttctccaaatgaatgagcttAAAGAGTTGAGGATGGAAGCTTATGAAAGTTCTAGGATATACAAGGAAAAAACCAAGAAATGGCATGATGCCAAGTTTGTTAAGAAAGATGTGAGTGTAGGATACCTAGTGCTCCTTTTCTATTCAAAGGTCAAGGTATTTCCGGGGAAGCTCTGA